In Leptospira ellinghausenii, the following proteins share a genomic window:
- a CDS encoding S1C family serine protease: MERKNSIPPVVYINFALVFVLLFAIFFPEIRSAVTKLFSSPKPISASKQSQAIQIQSSFRNVYREAQQFVVSIRTKKTEMIFHPYAFGESREDRISSIGSGFIIDERGFVVTNYHVIKNAEIIEIIMSDGRIFPARYVGSHERADIALLKIPSEDKFIPAFLGNSDEIEVGDWAIAVGSPYGLEKTFTVGVVSAKSREDLDETGQTHIQTDTAINPGSSGGPLLNIYGEVVGINRMIRSSSGASAGIGFAIPINYAKRVLRQIEQNVGQNIRPATLGVMATTPLPDHRKSLGIPNDAVGVLVYDIEPNSAAEKGGLRRYDFIEGANGLSVRHINDLREQVGLVGLGGVLRLKILRDTQEMELSIPLVEAAYQKGK, translated from the coding sequence ATGGAAAGAAAAAATTCGATTCCACCAGTCGTCTACATTAACTTTGCCTTAGTCTTTGTACTTTTGTTCGCAATTTTTTTCCCTGAGATTCGTTCAGCTGTCACAAAACTCTTTTCTTCTCCCAAACCGATCTCTGCAAGCAAACAGAGCCAAGCCATCCAAATCCAATCGAGTTTTCGAAATGTATACCGAGAGGCCCAACAATTTGTTGTCTCAATCCGAACCAAAAAAACAGAAATGATTTTCCATCCTTACGCTTTTGGCGAAAGTCGGGAAGATCGAATTTCATCCATTGGCAGTGGGTTCATCATTGATGAACGTGGGTTTGTTGTTACCAATTACCACGTTATCAAAAATGCCGAGATCATCGAAATCATCATGTCCGATGGAAGGATCTTCCCGGCACGTTATGTGGGTAGCCATGAACGGGCAGACATAGCCCTTCTCAAAATACCGAGCGAAGATAAATTCATTCCCGCCTTCTTAGGGAATTCTGATGAAATCGAAGTGGGAGATTGGGCCATTGCCGTTGGTTCGCCTTATGGTTTAGAAAAAACTTTCACTGTTGGTGTTGTGTCTGCAAAATCTAGGGAAGACTTAGATGAAACAGGCCAAACCCATATCCAAACCGATACCGCAATCAATCCTGGTTCCAGCGGAGGACCGCTGCTTAATATTTACGGTGAGGTTGTTGGGATCAATCGTATGATTCGTTCCTCAAGTGGGGCCAGTGCTGGGATTGGATTTGCCATTCCTATCAATTATGCAAAAAGAGTGCTCCGTCAAATTGAACAAAACGTAGGCCAAAACATTCGTCCTGCTACCCTCGGTGTGATGGCAACAACCCCTCTGCCAGACCACAGAAAATCCTTAGGAATTCCAAACGATGCTGTGGGTGTTCTTGTGTATGACATAGAACCCAATTCGGCAGCTGAGAAGGGTGGTTTACGTCGATATGACTTCATTGAAGGCGCAAATGGACTCTCTGTACGCCATATTAACGATTTACGAGAACAAGTGGGACTTGTTGGTCTTGGGGGCGTCTTACGGTTGAAGATATTACGGGATACCCAAGAGATGGAATTATCGATCCCTTTGGTGGAAGCAGCCTACCAAAAGGGCAAATAA
- a CDS encoding aminopeptidase, translating to MPKPLPLLPIPLPCRTKKKKLIMTISVFPFFLTSCLPYLYHLGKEQSAIILGREKIEMVLNKPNIDSKTKEKLNLIREVRKYAIEELALNENGGFEYFTKLERDEIGWNVSASESLALKSYTWWFPIAGTVPYKGFFNKEMAIELENELKNKGYDTRIRAIGGYSTLGWFSDPVLSPQLSWPDHRLVGLVIHEMAHATAYLPGDTTLNESYASFVEEIGTERFYLKKEGEKSPHLEKFKKEKARRETTIQLLKFYADRLKEIYESDKNSESKLLLKQSTISQFKNKVIEDKLIPEEKSKEFLVRDWNNEDFLGALRYHSGEVSFNHLYAKANYDLKLFHKEVKNLFDLPEDLRKDFLNQSN from the coding sequence ATGCCAAAACCCCTTCCACTTTTGCCGATTCCACTCCCGTGTCGAACTAAAAAGAAGAAATTGATCATGACAATCTCGGTCTTTCCTTTTTTTCTCACTAGTTGTTTGCCCTATTTATACCACTTGGGGAAGGAACAATCTGCAATCATTTTAGGCAGAGAAAAAATCGAAATGGTATTAAACAAACCAAACATCGATTCTAAAACAAAAGAAAAATTAAACTTAATCCGTGAAGTAAGGAAGTATGCCATCGAGGAACTTGCGCTAAACGAAAACGGTGGATTTGAATACTTCACCAAACTTGAACGTGACGAGATCGGATGGAATGTCAGCGCTTCGGAATCCCTAGCTCTCAAATCCTATACTTGGTGGTTTCCCATTGCAGGAACAGTTCCTTACAAAGGGTTCTTCAATAAAGAGATGGCGATTGAGTTAGAAAATGAACTCAAAAATAAAGGGTATGATACAAGGATTCGTGCCATTGGTGGATACTCCACATTAGGTTGGTTTTCAGACCCTGTATTATCTCCACAACTAAGTTGGCCTGACCATCGTTTGGTGGGACTTGTCATCCACGAAATGGCACATGCAACTGCTTATTTGCCAGGTGATACCACACTAAATGAATCCTATGCAAGTTTCGTAGAAGAAATAGGAACTGAACGTTTTTATCTAAAAAAAGAAGGAGAAAAAAGTCCTCACTTAGAAAAATTCAAAAAAGAAAAAGCAAGAAGAGAAACTACCATCCAATTACTTAAATTTTATGCAGATCGCCTAAAAGAGATTTACGAAAGTGACAAAAATTCGGAATCCAAATTACTCTTAAAACAAAGTACAATCTCTCAATTCAAAAACAAAGTGATTGAAGATAAATTAATCCCAGAAGAAAAATCAAAAGAATTTTTAGTGCGAGATTGGAACAATGAAGACTTTCTGGGAGCCCTTCGTTACCATTCTGGTGAAGTAAGTTTTAATCATCTATATGCAAAGGCAAATTATGATTTAAAATTATTCCACAAAGAAGTAAAAAATCTTTTTGATCTTCCTGAAGACTTACGGAAAGATTTTCTAAATCAATCCAATTAG